A part of Entelurus aequoreus isolate RoL-2023_Sb linkage group LG03, RoL_Eaeq_v1.1, whole genome shotgun sequence genomic DNA contains:
- the LOC133646192 gene encoding uncharacterized protein LOC133646192, whose amino-acid sequence MEDDERLRSFTFLMTYMLLKRRRDLNSADVERRNEIQRRVRQRQYFFQRQRRMMMMMIAGGLRSNVHIRTRPWTTVPSTDWWERVAMTEFQPSDWLDKFRMSRETFFYICDKLRSRLTRQDTSFRLALPVEKRVAVALWRLASNVEYRTISALFGVGKSTVCKCVRDMCHSIVALLSADYLRSPTEQELEESARLFLSQWGFPHCAAAIATLHTAIITPSNNASDYVNPAGWLSVLSQVAVNGRGLIWDVCACFPGGMEPADILQNSVLWATAAEGGLSQVPPSLFMGKQLSYVLLGEPCYPLQSWLMKAYPDKRPTRSNPVALTERQQLFNQRLRRARHVSQEALLRLKARWQCLSKRNDCGLHVVPTMILACCILHNVCESHGDAFNGEWLTEAAEAESPQPSYAEAPANGGEPSQGEEVRQLFCDYFQQSDERSPSS is encoded by the exons ATGGAGGACGATGAACGGCTACGCTCTTTCACGTTTTTAATGACTTACATGCTGCTCAAGCGCCGGAGAGACTTAAACAGCGCGGATGTTGAGAGACGTAATGAGATCCAGAGACGCGTCCGACAGCGACAATACTTCTTCCAGAGGCAGAGGAGGATGATGATG ATGATGATAGCGGGGGGTCTTCGCTCCAACGTTCACATTCGCACACGCCCCTGGACGACCGTCCCGAGCACGGATTGGTGGGAGCGCGTGGCTATGACTGAGTTCCAGCCCTCCGACTGGCTGGACAAGTTCCGGATGAGCCGCGAGACCTTCTTCTACATCTGCGACAAGCTGCGCTCCCGCCTGACCCGCCAGGACACCAGCTTCCGCCTGGCGCTGCCCGTGGAGAAACGCGTGGCGGTGGCTCTGTGGCGCTTGGCGTCCAACGTGGAGTACCGCACCATCAGCGCCCTGTTCGGCGTGGGTAAATCCACCGTGTGCAAATGCGTGCGCGACATGTGTCACAGCATCGTGGCGCTCCTCAGCGCCGACTACCTGCGCTCGCCCACCGAGCAGGAGCTGGAGGAGTCGGCTCGGCTTTTCTTGTCTCAGTGGGGCTTCCCGCACTGTGCCGCCGCCATAGCAACGCTCCACACGGCCATCATCACCCCCTCCAACAACGCATCCGACTACGTTAACCCCGCCGGCTGGCTGTCTGTGCTGTCTCAG GTGGCGGTGAACGGCCGAGGGCTGATCTGGGACGTTTGCGCCTGCTTCCCAGGAGGGATGGAGCCGGCAGACATCTTGCAGAACTCAGTGCTCTGGGCCACGGCCGCAGAGGGTGGGCTGTCACAGGTGCCACCATCCCTCTTCATGGGGAAGCAACTCAG CTATGTGCTGCTTGGGGAGCCCTGCTACCCGCTCCAGAGCTGGCTCATGAAGGCCTACCCGGACAAAAGGCCCACGAGGTCCAACCCCGTGGCGCTGACGGAGCGCCAGCAGCTTTTCAACCAGCGACTCCGCAGAGCGCGCCACGTCTCCCAGGAGGCGCTGCTGAGGCTGAAGGCGCGCTGGCAGTGCCTGAGCAAGAGGAACGACTGTGGCCTGCACGTGGTGCCCACCATGATCCTGGCCTGCTGCATTCTGCACAACGTGTGCGAGTCTCACGGCGACGCATTCAACGGGGAGTGGCTGACCGAGGCGGCCGAGGCGGAAAGCCCCCAGCCGAGCTACGCCGAGGCCCCCGCGAACGGTGGCGAACCGAGTCAGGGAGAGGAAGTCCGGCAACTTTTTTGTGACTATTTTCAACAGTCTGATGAAAGGAGCCCATCATCATGA